Proteins from a genomic interval of Neovison vison isolate M4711 chromosome 4, ASM_NN_V1, whole genome shotgun sequence:
- the POLM gene encoding DNA-directed DNA/RNA polymerase mu isoform X1: protein MQCVWQSWGSDPSSLGSAEGEAQGLAFILRGPGKGWMSGQKLGLGHSSVGGGVADGGEEGLSEEVVGSRNKCLPDGGDCEPRRSKAGRTSGRQLCPLSLPSSEVTHVVMEQTSVEEARCWQERRAAASPPEGTCPALLDISWFTESMAAGQPVPVEPRHRLEAAVPGKGPPGPVRVPPYACQRPTPLTHPNTSLSEALEVLAEAAGFEGSEGRFLSFRRAAAVLKALPSQVTAPSQLQGLPNFGEHSCRVVQELLEHGVCEEVERVRRSERYQTMKLFTGIFGVGVKTADRWYRDGLRTLDSLHKQLQRLTQQQRAGLQHYRELSVPVQRPEAEALQQEVEAAAVDILPGATVTLVGGFRRGKLHGHDVDLLLSHPQEGLVAGLLPHVMRRLERQGLVLYHQHHHGHPEDAARRTRHSHTMDAFERSFCIFCLPHSPGAEAGGAHRRAVRVDLVAVPVSQLPFALLGWTGSKHFERELRRFSRKERGLCLNSHGLFDPEQKMLLRVASEEDIFRHLGLEYLPPEQRNA, encoded by the exons tggcagagctggggttcagACCCAAGCAGCTTGGgttcagcagagggagaggctcagGGCCTGGCCTTCATTCTCAGGGGCCCAGGGAAAGGATGGATGAGTGGACAGAAACTTGGGCTGGGCCACAGCTCTGTGGGTGGTGGGGTGGCAGATGGTGGCGAGGAGGGGCTTTCTGAGGAGGTTGTTGGAAGCAGGAACAAGTGCTTGCCAGACGGAGGGGACTGTGAGCCAAGGCGGAGCAAGGCAGGAAGGACCTCTGGGCGTCAGCTttgtcccctctctctgcccagctCCGAGGTGACGCATGTGGTAATGGAACAGACCTCGGTAGAGGAGGCCAGGTGCTGGCAGGAGCGTAGGGCGGCGGCCTCTCCTCCAGAGGGCACCTGCCCGGCGCTGCTGGACATCAGCTGGTTCACGGAAAGCATGGCGGCTGGACAGCCTGTGCCCGTGGAGCCTCGGCACCGTCTGGAG GCGGCTGTGCCCGGGAAAGGGCCGCCCGGCCCCGTGAGGGTGCCACCCTACGCCTGCCAGCGCCCCACGCCGCTCACACACCCCAACACCAGCCTCTCG GAGGCTCTGGAGGTGCTTGCGGAGGCCGCAGGCTTTGAGGGCAGTGAGGGCCGCTTCCTCTCCTTCCGCAGAGCCGCCGCGGTGCTCAAGGCCCTTCCGAGCCAGGTCACGGCCCCGAGCCAGCTGCAGGGGCTGCCCAACTTTGGAGAACACTCCTGCAGGGTCGTCCAG GAGCTGCTGGAACATGGGGTGTgtgaggaggtggagagggtCCGGCGGTCAGAGCGGTACCAGACCATGAAG CTTTTCACCGGGATCTTCGGGGTTGGGGTAAAGACTGCTGACCGCTGGTACCGGGACGGGCTGCGGACCCTGGACAGCCTCCACAAACAGCTCCAAAGGCTGACCCAGCAGCAGAGAGCAG GACTCCAGCACTACCGTGAGCTGAGCGTCCCGGTGCAGCGGCCAGAAGCCGAGGCCCTGCAGCAGGAGGTGGAGGCTGCTGCGGTGGACATCCTGCCCGGGGCCACTGTGACACTGGTGGGCGGCTTCCGGAG GGGTAAGTTGCACGGCCACGACGTGGACTTGCTGCTCAGCCATCCCCAGGAGGGCCTGGTGGCAGGGCTCCTGCCCCATGTGATGCGCCGCctggagaggcag GGCCTTGTCCTGtaccaccagcaccaccacggCCACCCCGAAGATGCCGCGCGCCGGACCCGGCACAGCCACACCATGGACGCCTTTGAGAGGAGTTTCTGCATTTTCTGCCTGCCACATTCCCCAGGGGCCGAAGCAGGGGGCGCCCATAGGCGGGCCGTGCGCGTGGACCTGGTGGCGGTCCCTGTCAGCCAGCTCCCCTTCGCCCTGCTTGGCTGGACGGGCTCTAAG CATTTTGAGCGGGAGCTGCGCCGCTTCAGCCGGAAGGAGAGAGGGCTGTGCCTGAACAGCCATGGGCTCTTTGACCCCGAGCAG AAGATGCTGCTCCGTGTGGCCTCCGAGGAAGACATATTCAGGCACCTGGGCCTCGAGTACCTTCCTCCAGAGCAGAGAAACGCCTGA
- the POLM gene encoding DNA-directed DNA/RNA polymerase mu isoform X2: MQCVWQSWGSDPSSLGSAEGEAQGLAFILRGPGKGWMSGQKLGLGHSSVGGGVADGGEEGLSEEVVGSRNKCLPDGGDCEPRRSKAGRTSGRQLCPLSLPSSEVTHVVMEQTSVEEARCWQERRAAASPPEGTCPALLDISWFTESMAAGQPVPVEPRHRLEAAVPGKGPPGPVRVPPYACQRPTPLTHPNTSLSEALEVLAEAAGFEGSEGRFLSFRRAAAVLKALPSQVTAPSQLQGLPNFGEHSCRVVQELLEHGVCEEVERVRRSERYQTMKLFTGIFGVGVKTADRWYRDGLRTLDSLHKQLQRLTQQQRAGLQHYRELSVPVQRPEAEALQQEVEAAAVDILPGATVTLVGGFRRGKLHGHDVDLLLSHPQEGLVAGLLPHVMRRLERQGLVLYHQHHHGHPEDAARRTRHSHTMDAFERSFCIFCLPHSPGAEAGGAHRRAVRVDLVAVPVSQLPFALLGWTGSKHFERELRRFSRKERGLCLNSHGLFDPEQMLLRVASEEDIFRHLGLEYLPPEQRNA, translated from the exons tggcagagctggggttcagACCCAAGCAGCTTGGgttcagcagagggagaggctcagGGCCTGGCCTTCATTCTCAGGGGCCCAGGGAAAGGATGGATGAGTGGACAGAAACTTGGGCTGGGCCACAGCTCTGTGGGTGGTGGGGTGGCAGATGGTGGCGAGGAGGGGCTTTCTGAGGAGGTTGTTGGAAGCAGGAACAAGTGCTTGCCAGACGGAGGGGACTGTGAGCCAAGGCGGAGCAAGGCAGGAAGGACCTCTGGGCGTCAGCTttgtcccctctctctgcccagctCCGAGGTGACGCATGTGGTAATGGAACAGACCTCGGTAGAGGAGGCCAGGTGCTGGCAGGAGCGTAGGGCGGCGGCCTCTCCTCCAGAGGGCACCTGCCCGGCGCTGCTGGACATCAGCTGGTTCACGGAAAGCATGGCGGCTGGACAGCCTGTGCCCGTGGAGCCTCGGCACCGTCTGGAG GCGGCTGTGCCCGGGAAAGGGCCGCCCGGCCCCGTGAGGGTGCCACCCTACGCCTGCCAGCGCCCCACGCCGCTCACACACCCCAACACCAGCCTCTCG GAGGCTCTGGAGGTGCTTGCGGAGGCCGCAGGCTTTGAGGGCAGTGAGGGCCGCTTCCTCTCCTTCCGCAGAGCCGCCGCGGTGCTCAAGGCCCTTCCGAGCCAGGTCACGGCCCCGAGCCAGCTGCAGGGGCTGCCCAACTTTGGAGAACACTCCTGCAGGGTCGTCCAG GAGCTGCTGGAACATGGGGTGTgtgaggaggtggagagggtCCGGCGGTCAGAGCGGTACCAGACCATGAAG CTTTTCACCGGGATCTTCGGGGTTGGGGTAAAGACTGCTGACCGCTGGTACCGGGACGGGCTGCGGACCCTGGACAGCCTCCACAAACAGCTCCAAAGGCTGACCCAGCAGCAGAGAGCAG GACTCCAGCACTACCGTGAGCTGAGCGTCCCGGTGCAGCGGCCAGAAGCCGAGGCCCTGCAGCAGGAGGTGGAGGCTGCTGCGGTGGACATCCTGCCCGGGGCCACTGTGACACTGGTGGGCGGCTTCCGGAG GGGTAAGTTGCACGGCCACGACGTGGACTTGCTGCTCAGCCATCCCCAGGAGGGCCTGGTGGCAGGGCTCCTGCCCCATGTGATGCGCCGCctggagaggcag GGCCTTGTCCTGtaccaccagcaccaccacggCCACCCCGAAGATGCCGCGCGCCGGACCCGGCACAGCCACACCATGGACGCCTTTGAGAGGAGTTTCTGCATTTTCTGCCTGCCACATTCCCCAGGGGCCGAAGCAGGGGGCGCCCATAGGCGGGCCGTGCGCGTGGACCTGGTGGCGGTCCCTGTCAGCCAGCTCCCCTTCGCCCTGCTTGGCTGGACGGGCTCTAAG CATTTTGAGCGGGAGCTGCGCCGCTTCAGCCGGAAGGAGAGAGGGCTGTGCCTGAACAGCCATGGGCTCTTTGACCCCGAGCAG ATGCTGCTCCGTGTGGCCTCCGAGGAAGACATATTCAGGCACCTGGGCCTCGAGTACCTTCCTCCAGAGCAGAGAAACGCCTGA
- the POLM gene encoding DNA-directed DNA/RNA polymerase mu isoform X4 — translation MEQTSVEEARCWQERRAAASPPEGTCPALLDISWFTESMAAGQPVPVEPRHRLEAAVPGKGPPGPVRVPPYACQRPTPLTHPNTSLSEALEVLAEAAGFEGSEGRFLSFRRAAAVLKALPSQVTAPSQLQGLPNFGEHSCRVVQELLEHGVCEEVERVRRSERYQTMKLFTGIFGVGVKTADRWYRDGLRTLDSLHKQLQRLTQQQRAGLQHYRELSVPVQRPEAEALQQEVEAAAVDILPGATVTLVGGFRRGKLHGHDVDLLLSHPQEGLVAGLLPHVMRRLERQGLVLYHQHHHGHPEDAARRTRHSHTMDAFERSFCIFCLPHSPGAEAGGAHRRAVRVDLVAVPVSQLPFALLGWTGSKHFERELRRFSRKERGLCLNSHGLFDPEQKMLLRVASEEDIFRHLGLEYLPPEQRNA, via the exons ATGGAACAGACCTCGGTAGAGGAGGCCAGGTGCTGGCAGGAGCGTAGGGCGGCGGCCTCTCCTCCAGAGGGCACCTGCCCGGCGCTGCTGGACATCAGCTGGTTCACGGAAAGCATGGCGGCTGGACAGCCTGTGCCCGTGGAGCCTCGGCACCGTCTGGAG GCGGCTGTGCCCGGGAAAGGGCCGCCCGGCCCCGTGAGGGTGCCACCCTACGCCTGCCAGCGCCCCACGCCGCTCACACACCCCAACACCAGCCTCTCG GAGGCTCTGGAGGTGCTTGCGGAGGCCGCAGGCTTTGAGGGCAGTGAGGGCCGCTTCCTCTCCTTCCGCAGAGCCGCCGCGGTGCTCAAGGCCCTTCCGAGCCAGGTCACGGCCCCGAGCCAGCTGCAGGGGCTGCCCAACTTTGGAGAACACTCCTGCAGGGTCGTCCAG GAGCTGCTGGAACATGGGGTGTgtgaggaggtggagagggtCCGGCGGTCAGAGCGGTACCAGACCATGAAG CTTTTCACCGGGATCTTCGGGGTTGGGGTAAAGACTGCTGACCGCTGGTACCGGGACGGGCTGCGGACCCTGGACAGCCTCCACAAACAGCTCCAAAGGCTGACCCAGCAGCAGAGAGCAG GACTCCAGCACTACCGTGAGCTGAGCGTCCCGGTGCAGCGGCCAGAAGCCGAGGCCCTGCAGCAGGAGGTGGAGGCTGCTGCGGTGGACATCCTGCCCGGGGCCACTGTGACACTGGTGGGCGGCTTCCGGAG GGGTAAGTTGCACGGCCACGACGTGGACTTGCTGCTCAGCCATCCCCAGGAGGGCCTGGTGGCAGGGCTCCTGCCCCATGTGATGCGCCGCctggagaggcag GGCCTTGTCCTGtaccaccagcaccaccacggCCACCCCGAAGATGCCGCGCGCCGGACCCGGCACAGCCACACCATGGACGCCTTTGAGAGGAGTTTCTGCATTTTCTGCCTGCCACATTCCCCAGGGGCCGAAGCAGGGGGCGCCCATAGGCGGGCCGTGCGCGTGGACCTGGTGGCGGTCCCTGTCAGCCAGCTCCCCTTCGCCCTGCTTGGCTGGACGGGCTCTAAG CATTTTGAGCGGGAGCTGCGCCGCTTCAGCCGGAAGGAGAGAGGGCTGTGCCTGAACAGCCATGGGCTCTTTGACCCCGAGCAG AAGATGCTGCTCCGTGTGGCCTCCGAGGAAGACATATTCAGGCACCTGGGCCTCGAGTACCTTCCTCCAGAGCAGAGAAACGCCTGA
- the PGAM2 gene encoding phosphoglycerate mutase 2 yields the protein MSTHRLVMVRHGESTWNQENRFCGWFDAELSEKGAQEAKRGAQAIKDAKMEFDVCYTSVLKRAIRTLWTILDGTDQMWLPVVRTWRLNERHYGGLTGLNKAETAAKHGEEQVKIWRRSFDIPPPPMDEKHPYYNSISKERRYAGLKPGELPTCESLKDTIARALPFWNEEIAPQIKAGKRVLIAAHGNSLRGIVKHLEGMSDQAIMELNLPTGIPIVYELDQALKPTKPMRFLGDEETVRKAMEAVAAQGKAK from the exons ATGTCCACCCACCGCCTTGTGATGGTCCGGCACGGCGAGAGCACCTGGAACCAGGAGAACCGCTTCTGTGGCTGGTTCGATGCGGAGCTGAGCGAGAAGGGGGCCCAGGAGGCCAAGAGGGGCGCCCAGGCCATCAAGGATGCCAAGATGGAGTTTGACGTCTGCTACACGTCAGTGCTGAAGCGGGCCATCCGCACCCTCTGGACCATCCTGGACGGCACAGACCAGATGTGGCTGCCCGTGGTGCGCACCTGGCGCCTCAACGAGAGGCACTACGGGGGCCTCACAGGGCTCAACAAGGCCGAGACGGCCGCCAAGCACGGGGAGGAACAGGTGAAGATCTGGAGACGCTCCTTCGACATCCCGCCACCCCCCATGGATGAGAAGCACCCCTACTACAACTCCATCAGCAAG GAGCGGCGGTATGCAGGCCTAAAGCCTGGGGAGCTGCCCACTTGCGAGAGCCTCAAGGACACCATCGCCCGGGCCCTACCCTTCTGGAACGAGGAGATTGCCCCCCAGATCAAGGCTGGCAAGAGAGTGCTCATCGCGGCCCACGGGAACAGCCTGCGTGGCATCGTCAAGCACCTGGAAG GGATGTCGGACCAGGCCATCATGGAGCTGAACCTGCCCACAGGGATCCCTATTGTGTATGAGCTGGACCAGGCGCTGAAGCCCACCAAGCCCATGCGGTTCCTGGGGGATGAGGAAACTGTGCGGAAGGCCATGGAGGCTGTGGCCGCCCAGGGCAAGGCCAAATGA
- the DBNL gene encoding drebrin-like protein isoform X2, which yields MAANLSRNGPALQEAYVRVVTEKSPTDWALFTYEGNSNDIRVAGTGEGGLEEMVEELNSGKVMYGFCRVKDPNSGLPKFVLINWTGEGVNDVRKGACANHVSTMASFLKGAHVTINARAEEDVEPECIMQKVARASGANYAFHKESGRFQDTGPQAPVGSVYQKTNAISEIKRVGKDSFWAKAEKEEENRRLEEKRRAEEERQRLEQERRERELREAARREQRYREEQGSEAGPQRKSEQQEVVSRSREEQEPVSQPAHPREIFRQKERAMSTTSITSPQPGKLRSPFLQKQLTQPETLRSPEPTQASSRPRADVCEDLAPSPPQCAVQAEEEAVYEEPPEQETVYEEPPMEQVPQQDAGSEHVDHYLGLSGKGLCARALYDYQAADDTEISFDPENLITGIEVIDEGWWRGYGPDGHFGMFPANYVELIE from the exons ATGGCTGCGAACCTGAGCCGGAACGGGCCGGCGCTGCAGGAGGCCTACGTGCGGGTGGTCACCGAGAAGTCCCCGACTGACTG GGCTCTCTTCACCTATGAGGGTAACAGCAATGACATCCGTGTGGCCGGCACTGGGG AGGGGGGCCTGGAGGAGATGGTGGAGGAGCTCAACAGCGGGAAGGTGATGTACGGCTTCTGCAGGGTGAAGGACCCCAACTCCGGTCTGCCCAAGTTTGTCCTCATCAACTGG ACGGGCGAGGGTGTGAACGACGTGCGGAAGGGAGCGTGCGCCAACCACGTCAGCACCATGGCCAGCTTCCTGAAG GGGGCCCACGTGACCATCAACGCGAGGGCTGAAGAGGATGTGGAGCCCGAGTGCATCATGCAGAAGGTGGCCAGAGCCTCGGGTGCCAACTATGCCTTCCACAAGGAGAGCGGCCGTTTCCAGGATACGGGCCCTCAGGCCCCGGTG GGCTCTGTGTACCAGAAGACCAACGCCATATCTGAGATCAAAAGAGTTGGCAAAGACAGCTTCTGGGCCAAAGCAGAG aaggaggaggagaaccgTAGGCTGGAGGAGAAGCGGCGAGCGGAAGAGGAGCGGCAGCGGCTGGAGCAGGAGCGTCGGGAGCGGGAGCTGCGCGAGGCCGCCCGCCGGGAGCAGCGCTATCGGGAGGAGCAGGGCAGCGAGGCCGGGCCCCAGAG GAAGAGTGAGCAGCAGGAAGTGGTTTCAAGGAGCCGAGAGGAGCAG GAGCCGGTCAGCCAGCCAGCACACCCACGTGAGAttttcaggcagaaggagagggccaTGTCCACCACATCCATCACAAGCCCCCAGCCAG GCAAGCTCAGGAGCCCCTTCCTGCAGAAACAGCTCACCCAGCCAGAGACCCTCCGCAGCCCGGAGCCCACTCAGGCGTCCTCGAGGCCCAGGGCAG ATGTCTGCGAGGACCTGGCGCCTAGCCCTCCGCAGTGTGCAgtgcaggcagaagaagaggctGTGTACGAGGAGCCTCCAGAGCAGGAGACCGTCTATGAGGAGCCCCCGATG GAACAGGTGCCGCAGCAAGATGCTGGCTCTGAGCACGTGGACCACTACCTGGGGCTGAGCGGCAAAGGGCTCTGTGCGCGGGCCTTGTACGACTATCAGGCAG CTGATGACACGGAGATCTCCTTCGACCCCGAGAATCTCATCACGGGCATCGAGGTGATCGACGAGGGCTGGTGGCGTGGCTATGGTCCGGACGGCCACTTTGGCATGTTTCCTGCCAACTACGTGGAGCTCATCGAGTGA
- the DBNL gene encoding drebrin-like protein isoform X1, with amino-acid sequence MAANLSRNGPALQEAYVRVVTEKSPTDWALFTYEGNSNDIRVAGTGEGGLEEMVEELNSGKVMYGFCRVKDPNSGLPKFVLINWTGEGVNDVRKGACANHVSTMASFLKGAHVTINARAEEDVEPECIMQKVARASGANYAFHKESGRFQDTGPQAPVGSVYQKTNAISEIKRVGKDSFWAKAEKEEENRRLEEKRRAEEERQRLEQERRERELREAARREQRYREEQGSEAGPQSRKSEQQEVVSRSREEQEPVSQPAHPREIFRQKERAMSTTSITSPQPGKLRSPFLQKQLTQPETLRSPEPTQASSRPRADVCEDLAPSPPQCAVQAEEEAVYEEPPEQETVYEEPPMEQVPQQDAGSEHVDHYLGLSGKGLCARALYDYQAADDTEISFDPENLITGIEVIDEGWWRGYGPDGHFGMFPANYVELIE; translated from the exons ATGGCTGCGAACCTGAGCCGGAACGGGCCGGCGCTGCAGGAGGCCTACGTGCGGGTGGTCACCGAGAAGTCCCCGACTGACTG GGCTCTCTTCACCTATGAGGGTAACAGCAATGACATCCGTGTGGCCGGCACTGGGG AGGGGGGCCTGGAGGAGATGGTGGAGGAGCTCAACAGCGGGAAGGTGATGTACGGCTTCTGCAGGGTGAAGGACCCCAACTCCGGTCTGCCCAAGTTTGTCCTCATCAACTGG ACGGGCGAGGGTGTGAACGACGTGCGGAAGGGAGCGTGCGCCAACCACGTCAGCACCATGGCCAGCTTCCTGAAG GGGGCCCACGTGACCATCAACGCGAGGGCTGAAGAGGATGTGGAGCCCGAGTGCATCATGCAGAAGGTGGCCAGAGCCTCGGGTGCCAACTATGCCTTCCACAAGGAGAGCGGCCGTTTCCAGGATACGGGCCCTCAGGCCCCGGTG GGCTCTGTGTACCAGAAGACCAACGCCATATCTGAGATCAAAAGAGTTGGCAAAGACAGCTTCTGGGCCAAAGCAGAG aaggaggaggagaaccgTAGGCTGGAGGAGAAGCGGCGAGCGGAAGAGGAGCGGCAGCGGCTGGAGCAGGAGCGTCGGGAGCGGGAGCTGCGCGAGGCCGCCCGCCGGGAGCAGCGCTATCGGGAGGAGCAGGGCAGCGAGGCCGGGCCCCAGAG CAGGAAGAGTGAGCAGCAGGAAGTGGTTTCAAGGAGCCGAGAGGAGCAG GAGCCGGTCAGCCAGCCAGCACACCCACGTGAGAttttcaggcagaaggagagggccaTGTCCACCACATCCATCACAAGCCCCCAGCCAG GCAAGCTCAGGAGCCCCTTCCTGCAGAAACAGCTCACCCAGCCAGAGACCCTCCGCAGCCCGGAGCCCACTCAGGCGTCCTCGAGGCCCAGGGCAG ATGTCTGCGAGGACCTGGCGCCTAGCCCTCCGCAGTGTGCAgtgcaggcagaagaagaggctGTGTACGAGGAGCCTCCAGAGCAGGAGACCGTCTATGAGGAGCCCCCGATG GAACAGGTGCCGCAGCAAGATGCTGGCTCTGAGCACGTGGACCACTACCTGGGGCTGAGCGGCAAAGGGCTCTGTGCGCGGGCCTTGTACGACTATCAGGCAG CTGATGACACGGAGATCTCCTTCGACCCCGAGAATCTCATCACGGGCATCGAGGTGATCGACGAGGGCTGGTGGCGTGGCTATGGTCCGGACGGCCACTTTGGCATGTTTCCTGCCAACTACGTGGAGCTCATCGAGTGA